In Mycobacterium sp. Aquia_213, the sequence TCGGACTGATCGGCAGTGACCGCCGCGGGGCCGGCGACGTAGGCCTTGACGCCGGGCGGAGCCGGTGTGGTGCCCACGATGTGCCGCACGGCCTCGACGGATTCGTTCGCCAAGCTCTCACCTTGGTTGCCCGCTAGAAACACCTGGACGTAGGCCGCTTTGCCATCCGAGCTTTGCGAGCCGGCCGCCGTCAGCGGATCCCCCCAGAAGTCCTGGACGTGCTCGACGTGCTTCTTGTCCTGCGAAAGCTTGCGGACCAGCTCGTCGTAGAAACGGTGGGCCACATCACCGAGCGGCTGGTCGCCTTCGAGCACGATCATGACCGCGTTATCGGAATCGAACTCGTGGAACACCTGGCCGACACGCTTCATCGCCTGCAGCGAGGCCGCCCGCTGGGGGGCCACCCCTACCGTGTGACCTTTTGCAACCACTTCGAGTTGCGGCACGGCGATATTCACAATGGCGGTGAGCCCCAGCCAGAACAGGACGATCGGCACCGCAAACCGGTGGATCGTCCGCGACAGCAAAGGCGGGGACACAGATGGTGTGGGTTGGTCGCTCATGCGGACTTCACCAGGCAGTACGTCTGGGCTTTCACTCCGCTAATGGGCCTTTCGTCCTTGACGACCCCATTCACGATGATGCGACAGCCGATAAAGTCTGCGTCGCTCTGAGCCACCACATTGACACTGACTGAGGGCGCCGTCGTGGTTACCGAAAGCGACCACGGAAGCGTGGTATCGAGAATCTGCTGCGGCTGAGCGTCTACATCTAAGTAGTTGATGGTTGCGACGGCACCGGGAACGCCGAAGACTTCGTAGGTCACCTGCTTGGGGTTGAACGGCTTGGTGTCATCAGACATGGCACTGACAGCCGGCGGGCGGGGGTCAACGCCAAAGATGCCGCGCACCCGATAGACGGCCAACCCCACGACAGCCACCACGGCCACGATGATCAGTGGCATCCACATTCGTGTTACCACGCTCGTAACCGAAATGCCTCTCACCCAACGCCTTCCGTTAAACCCACGAACACTCTTGCCCGGGCTTCCCTTGAAAACATGGGCTTCCTTACGCCGTCTGGGGTCGTATGGCCGTGATCTTCTCGTAGTCGACGGTTGGCAGCAACCTGACTGAAACTGTGTCGACGCCGGGGCGCCTGTTGCCTCACGTCGAAATGAATCGCCCCGGCGTGCCCGGTCACTTTGTTTTTGAGCTCCCGACCGGACCGTGGGGCCGGTGTTCACCGTAGTGCGCCGCCTTCGGTTCCGCTGGTGAAAGTCTCGGTACCGTCCGTATTGTCTGTGGCGGTTTGGATCAGTGACGCGTCGGCCAGCGGCTTGTTCTTCAGCGCCGTAGTTTGGCGGCGGTCTCGGGCGAATTCTTCAGCTGCTGCCGTTTACCCGAATTGGCTCTATTGGCTACCCGATGAGCGCAATTGACTTGTCGCCGGGGCCCGGGGTGGGTAGGCATGGCCAGCAAAGCCCTTGCCGGGCACCGGCATGGCCCGTGGTAGCCCATCCGGCGACCGGATCGAGCAAAAAATGTCGCCCTGACCGGCATAAACAGCTTGTGTGGTCCCGGCTGGGATCGAACCAGCGACCTTCCGCGTGTGAAGCGGACGCTCTTCCACTGAGCCACGGGACCGGCACCGAGAGGCGAACGAGGGAGAAGACTAGCACGAACCGCCGGTTACCAGCACGTGCCTTATGCGCCTCCCGGGGTCGCGCTATAGCCTAGAGCGACAACGCGCCGAGAGATTTGTGTGCGCCCGTTCAGGTGGACTATCGTCGTCCTTCGCACCGGGCGACGATCTCGCCCGTTGCGCGCGGATGTAGCGCAGTTGGTAGCGCATCACCTTGCCAAGGTGAGGGTCGCGGGTTCGAATCCCGTCATCCGCTCGAAGGTGTAAGAGGCATCAATCCCCCGCGGTGGAGTGGCCGAGTGGTGAGGCAACGGCCTGCAAAGCCGTGCACACGGGTTCGATTCCCGTCTCCACCTCCAAATTTTTCTCCCAGCGCGATTAGCTCAGCGGGAGAGCGCTTCCCTGACACGGAAGAGGTCACTGGTTCAATCCCAGTATCGCGCACCAGAGTTCCACGCAGCTCATCTACGGTAGTTAGATACACAAACAACAGGCCCATGACCTCAATGTGACCTGACCATCCTCGATGGACTACGAGACAGCATTCGACGCAGATACTGAATGCCCTTCAGGCCAACACGATCCACCCGCCGCTCCCATCGTGGAGTCCGGCATGGCAAAAAGTAGTGCCGCCGCCCGGTCAGGTAGCCGCCTCCGGCGGCACGCCCGTTTCCCGTCGCATTCCCGGCTTAGGCTCGGAGGTATGAGTGTGGACGACGACGAGGCCGACCGCTGGCGAGGCCTCACCGCTGGGGGTGCTCGGTTCCTCGCCGACGCGATGGAGCGTTACGAGGCGACGACCCTTGGTGGGCTGCTAGAGATATGGCGCTGTGAGGGTGTCACCGTCGAGGGCGTCGAATCCGGTCCGGTGGAGGCGCTGGTACGCGCCGAACTTGCCTACTTGGGTATAGACCCCGATACCAGGCCACCGCACCTGACCGTGATTGACGGCGGGACGCCGTAGCCGATGCACGCGGCGACGTCGTCGAATTCGGTTCCAAGCACCATCGGGGAACCAAGCAAAGAAGTAACGTTCCGCCTGCTGTCAGTTTGCCAACTAGAGAGGAACAACTCGTGGATGACGAATGGCAGGTAGTGGAGGGAACCGGAGGCTGGATGGCCATGCCGGGGTTCGGTGAGATCGACCCGCGTCGTGACAACGAAGCGGGGGGACGCCAGTACTTCACAGCCAAGACCGACAACGGCGAGGTCGCACAGGCGAAGGGCGAATTCATCACCGAAGGCCCTGCAACTTGGCACTACGTGCCTGACTCGCCCTTCTGGTTGGCCGACAGTACCGGGCGCTGCGTTGAGGTCGAGATCTCCCACTTGCCGGGAGGCTGCTACGCCGTGAACTATCGCCCCGGACACTGGCCCACCGACCTGACCGGCGGCTGGTAGCTCACCCGGTCCGTAGTTTCTTGGTGCTCCATTGCCCCAGCTCTGATCGCCAGGTGACGGTCACCTGGACCTGCTGACGCTGCTTGCCGTCGATGAATTCTGCAAGGGTTCTCTCGGCTTTCCGCCGAGACTCACTGCCCTCCGGTCCCATGAAGAGGTCTGGGCCCTTCACGAGTGCGGGGCCGTCTTCCGCCCGACTGGGCAAGCGGAACTCGACGTAATGTGGCCGCTCGTCGGAGGAGTCGATTTCGTCCCGATACGGCCGCACCACATCAGCTTCCTCGGTCACGTGCTCAATTCCATACCTGGCTTTAACGGTCACTTCGTACGCGTTGTCCTCGCCAACGTTGACAACCCGGAACCGACCGGGGTCATCGTTCACTCGGCCGGCTATCCAGTCCACCACGGATCTCTCGGTGGCCAACACGTTCGCTGAACGCGCCTCTGAGACGGCCTTTCGCCCGTAATGGACTGCCGCCCAGAGTGAGCCACCGGCCAGGATGACCGTAGCGATGGTGAGCAGAAGCATGGCGACGTTCACAGTGCTGAATGGTATGGCGTCGAATCCGGTAACTCCGTGGCGTTGCTTGAGGAATTAGCAATCATCGTCACCCTCCCATGCCGCAAAAGATGCCACCGCAAACATTGGCATGCCCCGACGGCTTGTCCGCACGCTGGAATACGGTGTGCGGGTGTCGCGTGGAGGATGGGTCCAGCAGAGCGGCGTCGAGACGATGCTGGCGCAGGCGTATGTGCGTGCACGC encodes:
- a CDS encoding MmpS family transport accessory protein; translated protein: MPLIIVAVVAVVGLAVYRVRGIFGVDPRPPAVSAMSDDTKPFNPKQVTYEVFGVPGAVATINYLDVDAQPQQILDTTLPWSLSVTTTAPSVSVNVVAQSDADFIGCRIIVNGVVKDERPISGVKAQTYCLVKSA